The Acinetobacter pittii genome contains a region encoding:
- the hscA gene encoding Fe-S protein assembly chaperone HscA — MALLQIAEPGQSSAPHQHRIAIGIDLGTTHSLVATVLSGKPKVLNDEKERRLLPSIVHYGSDITHYGEEAKPFIIADPKNTIVSVKRFMGRSKADIKFQHPYDLVGSENEMPAFETRSGRKTPVEISAEILKQLKERAESSLQNPVNGAVITVPAYFDEAQRQATRDAAQLAGLNVLRLLNEPTAAAVAYGLDQETNLATDHNYVIYDLGGGTFDVSILRFSQGVFEVLATGGHTALGGDDLDRLIVKWAKKQLNIDTLSDENYAVFIVAARQAKEQLSTQDSVELKLLEATLTLDRSTFESIIQVALDKTISVCKRVLRDAKLELSDIQNVVLVGGSTRSYAVQQAVRNVFNQEPLCTINPDEVVAIGASITANQLIGNSQDGSLLLDVTPLSLGLETMGGLVERLISRNTAIPVARRQEFTTYQDGQTAMLIHVVQGERDLVEHCRSLGRFVLHGIPPMTAGQARIEVTFQVDADGLLTVSARETTSGVQAQIDIKPSYGLSESDTERLLIEGFQHAEEDKNLRHLKETKVEAQRELEALEQALKVDADLLNNEQLEALKAAENSLKVQLESNDIQAIEKAVEQLKVHSDGFAALRMNRHIDHALKGTKLEDWSNSN; from the coding sequence ATGGCACTTTTGCAAATTGCTGAACCGGGTCAATCCAGTGCCCCACATCAACACCGCATTGCGATTGGTATCGACCTAGGAACAACACATTCTCTAGTTGCGACAGTGTTATCAGGCAAACCAAAAGTCCTCAACGACGAAAAAGAAAGAAGACTTCTTCCCTCTATTGTGCACTATGGAAGTGATATCACTCACTATGGTGAAGAAGCAAAGCCTTTCATTATTGCTGATCCAAAAAATACAATCGTTTCTGTAAAACGTTTTATGGGACGTTCAAAAGCAGATATCAAATTTCAACACCCTTATGATTTAGTGGGTTCTGAAAATGAGATGCCAGCTTTCGAGACACGTTCTGGTCGCAAAACGCCTGTTGAAATTTCAGCTGAAATTTTAAAACAACTAAAAGAACGTGCTGAATCTAGCTTACAAAATCCAGTAAATGGAGCTGTAATTACTGTTCCCGCTTACTTTGATGAAGCTCAGCGCCAAGCGACACGTGATGCTGCGCAGCTTGCTGGTTTAAATGTATTACGTCTTCTAAATGAACCAACGGCAGCTGCTGTGGCTTATGGTTTAGACCAAGAAACCAATTTAGCTACAGATCACAACTATGTGATTTATGACTTAGGGGGTGGTACTTTTGACGTATCAATCCTACGTTTCTCACAAGGTGTCTTTGAAGTATTAGCTACTGGTGGCCATACTGCTTTAGGTGGTGATGACTTAGACCGTCTTATTGTTAAATGGGCTAAAAAACAGCTAAACATTGATACGCTAAGCGATGAAAACTATGCCGTATTTATTGTGGCTGCTCGTCAAGCTAAAGAACAATTATCAACTCAAGATTCAGTTGAATTAAAGTTACTCGAAGCAACTCTCACACTAGATCGCTCTACATTTGAAAGCATTATTCAAGTAGCATTAGACAAAACGATTAGTGTTTGTAAGCGTGTACTGCGTGATGCAAAACTTGAATTATCAGATATTCAAAATGTTGTTTTGGTAGGTGGTTCTACTCGCTCTTATGCTGTTCAGCAAGCAGTTCGCAATGTATTTAACCAAGAACCACTTTGCACGATTAATCCAGATGAAGTAGTAGCGATTGGTGCTTCTATTACAGCTAATCAATTAATTGGAAACAGTCAAGACGGCTCACTACTTTTAGATGTTACTCCTCTTTCTCTTGGTTTAGAAACCATGGGTGGATTAGTGGAGCGTCTTATTTCTCGTAACACAGCTATTCCTGTCGCCCGCCGTCAAGAGTTTACTACTTATCAAGATGGCCAAACAGCCATGCTTATTCATGTAGTTCAAGGTGAGCGAGATTTAGTCGAGCATTGTCGATCATTAGGAAGATTTGTTCTTCATGGCATCCCTCCAATGACTGCTGGTCAAGCACGTATTGAAGTTACCTTTCAAGTAGATGCAGATGGCTTACTCACAGTTTCAGCTCGTGAAACAACTTCAGGTGTACAAGCCCAAATTGATATTAAACCATCTTATGGTTTATCAGAGTCTGACACTGAACGCTTATTAATTGAAGGTTTCCAGCACGCGGAAGAAGATAAAAATCTGCGTCATTTAAAAGAAACCAAAGTTGAGGCCCAACGTGAACTTGAAGCATTAGAACAAGCTTTGAAAGTAGATGCTGATTTACTCAATAATGAGCAACTCGAAGCACTTAAAGCCGCTGAAAATTCGCTTAAAGTACAACTTGAAAGTAATGATATTCAAGCAATTGAAAAAGCTGTAGAACAACTTAAAGTACATAGTGATGGTTTTGCTGCACTACGTATGAATCGACATATTGACCACGCCTTAAAAGGTACAAAACTTGAAGATTGGTCAAATTCAAACTAA
- the fdx gene encoding ISC system 2Fe-2S type ferredoxin: protein MPRIKVLPHAQFCPEGAEFEVEQNANLCQSLLDRGIKIEHACDMSCACTTCHVVVRKGFDSLEEMDDVEADLLDRAWGLEPDSRLSCQVKIVDEDLEIEIPKYTINHASENH, encoded by the coding sequence ATGCCCCGTATTAAAGTACTTCCTCACGCTCAATTTTGTCCTGAAGGTGCAGAATTTGAAGTTGAACAAAATGCAAATCTTTGCCAAAGTTTGCTTGATCGAGGAATTAAAATCGAACACGCATGTGACATGTCATGTGCTTGCACTACCTGTCACGTAGTAGTTCGTAAAGGTTTTGATAGCCTAGAAGAAATGGATGATGTTGAAGCAGATCTTTTAGATCGCGCTTGGGGCCTTGAACCAGATTCTCGCCTCTCATGCCAAGTAAAAATTGTTGATGAAGATTTAGAAATTGAGATTCCTAAATATACAATCAACCACGCTTCAGAAAATCATTAA
- the cyaA gene encoding adenylate/guanylate cyclase domain-containing protein: MQLERFIDREPKQFAYFHRLMGYSILSLILVIYAFTSPNTNYQIYVPPFFLFLLFISSKLEHWLQYQFDKKTQKSVFFAIDAIVVAVTLAGLHLNLVPTFIALFALFYSAINSRISFAVICLTSLLGAIIFYLSTFFLFGFYTYFEPTSQELTVITLLGLVMFITIGNYYQHRWVKKISQQRQHYYDQMTRYIAFANQLSRYAPLQLWQSIMRGEAEAKIEYKRKKMTVFFSDIQGFTELSETLIPDDLAFLLNDYLSHMTEIAKQYEATVDKFMGDAILIFFGDPNSQGVEQDAKACVEMAIAMRQQMKLLRERWKKMGYSALHIRMGISTGYCHVGNYGATHRMAYTIVGRDVNLAARLQYAAEIDEILISDDTYQLIKSDFLCAPKTPIYLKGIQGAVKTWQVMEKYTGNKSDHQQWFDYEYKGFHLVLNLEEVQNYEYPELVEVLEKMIQRIKVQQTLVNTQGIAQLRIEDEVKPLQIDPQDQV; encoded by the coding sequence GTGCAATTAGAGAGGTTTATCGATAGAGAGCCTAAGCAGTTTGCATATTTTCATCGTTTGATGGGATATTCAATTCTGTCATTAATTTTAGTGATCTATGCTTTTACCTCACCTAATACAAATTATCAGATCTATGTTCCACCTTTTTTCCTATTTCTGCTTTTTATTAGTTCGAAGTTAGAACATTGGCTTCAGTACCAATTCGATAAAAAAACTCAAAAAAGTGTTTTCTTTGCAATCGATGCAATTGTTGTAGCAGTTACATTGGCTGGTCTGCATCTTAATTTAGTGCCTACATTTATTGCACTTTTTGCCTTGTTTTATTCAGCAATTAATAGTCGTATTTCTTTCGCAGTCATTTGTTTGACGAGTTTGTTAGGCGCGATTATTTTTTATTTAAGTACTTTCTTCCTATTTGGTTTTTATACATATTTTGAGCCTACTAGCCAAGAGTTGACAGTAATAACTCTTCTTGGTTTGGTTATGTTTATTACCATTGGAAATTATTACCAACATCGCTGGGTTAAAAAAATCAGTCAGCAGCGTCAACATTACTATGACCAAATGACCCGCTATATTGCTTTTGCTAATCAGCTAAGCCGTTATGCGCCACTACAGTTGTGGCAGTCTATTATGCGCGGCGAGGCTGAAGCAAAGATTGAATATAAGCGAAAAAAAATGACGGTGTTTTTTTCTGATATTCAGGGTTTTACAGAGTTATCAGAAACTTTGATTCCAGATGATTTGGCATTTTTGCTTAATGATTATTTAAGCCATATGACTGAAATTGCTAAACAGTATGAGGCTACTGTCGATAAATTTATGGGGGATGCCATCCTCATATTTTTTGGTGATCCGAATTCACAAGGTGTAGAGCAAGATGCCAAAGCATGTGTAGAAATGGCAATCGCTATGCGTCAGCAAATGAAATTGCTACGTGAGCGCTGGAAAAAAATGGGTTACTCAGCATTACATATCCGAATGGGGATTAGTACAGGTTATTGTCACGTAGGGAATTATGGGGCAACACATCGCATGGCTTATACGATTGTTGGTCGTGATGTGAATTTAGCGGCTCGTTTACAATATGCTGCGGAAATAGATGAAATTTTAATTTCAGATGATACTTATCAATTAATTAAGAGCGATTTCCTTTGTGCTCCTAAAACACCAATTTACCTAAAAGGTATCCAAGGTGCAGTAAAAACATGGCAAGTAATGGAGAAATATACAGGGAATAAGTCAGATCATCAGCAATGGTTTGACTATGAATATAAAGGCTTCCACTTGGTACTTAACTTAGAAGAAGTCCAAAACTATGAATATCCTGAATTGGTAGAAGTGCTTGAGAAGATGATTCAACGAATTAAAGTTCAACAAACTTTAGTAAATACTCAAGGTATTGCACAGTTAAGAATTGAAGATGAAGTTAAACCTTTACAGATAGATCCACAAGACCAAGTTTAA
- a CDS encoding HIT domain-containing protein, with the protein MFSLHPQLAQDTFFVGDFPLSTCRLMNDMQFPWLILIPRVPGITELYELSQADQEQFLRESSWLSSQLSRVFRADKMNVAALGNMVPQLHFHHVVRYQNDVAWPKPVWGTPAVPYTNDVLAHMRQTLMLALRGQGDMPFDWRMD; encoded by the coding sequence ATGTTTAGTTTGCATCCACAACTTGCTCAAGATACTTTTTTTGTAGGCGATTTCCCGCTTTCAACATGTCGTTTAATGAATGATATGCAATTCCCTTGGCTGATTTTAATCCCTCGTGTGCCGGGAATCACAGAATTATATGAGTTGAGCCAAGCTGACCAAGAACAATTTTTACGTGAATCAAGTTGGTTATCTAGCCAGCTATCTCGTGTATTCCGTGCTGATAAAATGAATGTTGCAGCTTTGGGGAATATGGTGCCTCAATTGCATTTTCATCATGTTGTACGTTATCAGAATGATGTTGCATGGCCTAAACCAGTTTGGGGTACACCAGCTGTTCCATATACAAATGATGTGCTGGCTCATATGCGTCAAACCCTTATGCTTGCGCTACGTGGTCAAGGTGACATGCCTTTTGATTGGCGCATGGACTAA
- the mfd gene encoding transcription-repair coupling factor: protein MFQQEISQLNLQQLKAGEKRWVGSLLGSSAALLFKEIAVQHSSLLVVVARNNQHVAQLESELEFYGIKPTIFPDWEILPYDRLSPHQDIVSERLAILSNMPQKGVLLISASTLAQRVAPYSWVLGEHFDIRVGQKFDLEQQKLRLVQAGYHLVDTVYDHGEFAVRGSIMDIFASGQDAPIRIDLFDDEIDTLKFFDPETQRTTTTLKSFTVLPAKEFPLKEARSIFRDRYSELFPTANPKKNPIYQDVLDGIASPGIEFYLPLFFDKTYMQSQSTLTTYFPKNCIVITNNDVDSDLTSFWKEVFRRYEDRRHNADQPILPPDELFIAPNNLLSALNQFPRMLVSAEAVEEKAGALNLKVEQPPKLPVDPKKDKPFAVVKKYIDEANHPVLLVAESAGRRESLRDGLRASLGDIPSVDSFEQFQKSQFAIAITNAPLDRGLLLTDQLSVISENQLYEHRVVQRRRKRQQEVSEEFLIRSLTELSIGAPVVHIDHGVGRYAGLITLAIEGQDYEFLQLDYAEEAKVYVPVTNLHLISRYSGGDPDLAPLHKIGTDAWSKAKRKALEQIHDVAAELLHIQARRQSKPGFGFEVDQSLYMQFASGFAYEETLDQANAIEATLYDMQQAKPMDRLVCGDVGFGKTEVAMRAAFVAVQNGKQVAVLVPTTLLAQQHYESFKDRFADWPVRIEVLSRFGSNKTHTKNIEDLAEGKVDIVVGTHKLLQENVQFKDLGLMVVDEEHRFGVRDKERIKALRADVDMLTLTATPIPRTLNMAFSGMRDLSIIATPPARRLAVKTFVQEHTEASIKEAILRELLRGGQVYFLHNEVDTIERAAENIRVLVPEARVAVAHGQMRERELEQVMQQFYHKEYNVLVCSTIIETGIDVPNANTILIERADKLGLAQLHQLRGRVGRSHHQAYAYLLVPSIKHLKGDAEKRLDAIQRASTLGAGFMLATEDLEIRGAGELLGEQQSGSMQAIGYSLYMEMLEKATKAIQQGKTPNFDAPLSLTAEINLHIPALIPDEYLGDVHQRLLFYKRISNTDTQEKLDNIRMELIDRFGVPPQSVKHLFSVHQIRLKAEQLGITKIDINTQGGNIEFSPDTPVQAISIIQLMQKHPTYYRMEGGQRLKVMVQLEEQEKRIQFINDLLAKLLNELHA, encoded by the coding sequence ATGTTTCAACAAGAAATCTCTCAATTGAATTTACAACAGCTCAAAGCCGGTGAAAAGCGTTGGGTAGGGTCGTTATTAGGTTCGTCTGCTGCATTATTATTCAAAGAAATTGCCGTTCAGCATTCATCTTTGCTCGTTGTAGTAGCTCGAAATAACCAACATGTTGCTCAGTTAGAAAGTGAACTTGAATTTTATGGCATAAAACCGACAATTTTCCCTGATTGGGAGATTTTGCCGTATGACCGCTTGTCACCTCATCAAGATATTGTTTCAGAGCGACTCGCGATTTTATCCAATATGCCGCAAAAAGGTGTATTGCTCATTTCAGCAAGCACTTTAGCTCAAAGAGTTGCACCATATTCTTGGGTTTTAGGGGAGCATTTTGATATACGTGTGGGGCAAAAATTTGATTTAGAACAACAGAAGCTACGTTTAGTACAAGCTGGGTATCATTTAGTAGATACGGTTTATGACCATGGTGAGTTTGCTGTACGTGGTAGCATTATGGATATTTTTGCATCTGGTCAGGATGCACCTATCCGTATTGACCTTTTTGATGATGAAATTGATACTTTAAAATTCTTTGATCCAGAAACGCAAAGAACAACAACTACTTTAAAAAGTTTTACCGTCTTACCAGCAAAAGAGTTCCCATTAAAAGAAGCTCGTTCAATTTTTAGAGACCGTTATTCTGAACTTTTTCCGACTGCAAATCCTAAGAAAAACCCAATTTACCAAGATGTTCTTGATGGAATTGCATCTCCAGGAATTGAGTTTTATTTACCGTTATTTTTTGATAAAACTTACATGCAATCTCAAAGTACACTTACAACGTACTTTCCAAAGAATTGCATTGTAATTACAAATAATGATGTGGATAGTGATTTAACCAGTTTTTGGAAAGAAGTTTTCCGTCGCTATGAAGATAGACGTCATAACGCAGACCAGCCAATTCTCCCACCTGATGAGTTATTTATTGCACCAAATAACTTACTAAGTGCTTTAAATCAGTTCCCACGTATGCTTGTGAGCGCTGAAGCAGTTGAAGAAAAAGCTGGGGCTCTAAATCTTAAGGTTGAGCAACCACCTAAGTTGCCTGTTGATCCGAAAAAAGACAAACCATTTGCCGTAGTTAAAAAATATATTGATGAAGCAAATCATCCTGTTTTATTGGTTGCAGAAAGTGCTGGTCGACGAGAAAGTTTAAGAGATGGTTTGCGTGCCAGTCTGGGAGATATTCCTAGTGTAGATAGTTTTGAGCAATTCCAGAAAAGTCAGTTTGCGATTGCTATTACGAATGCACCATTAGACCGTGGTTTGCTTTTAACCGATCAATTGTCTGTTATTTCAGAAAATCAGTTATATGAGCATCGGGTAGTCCAACGTCGTCGTAAACGTCAGCAAGAAGTTTCAGAAGAGTTCCTAATTCGTAGTTTGACCGAATTAAGCATTGGTGCTCCTGTTGTTCATATTGACCATGGTGTAGGGCGTTATGCTGGGTTAATTACTTTGGCAATTGAAGGGCAAGATTACGAGTTCTTGCAATTAGACTATGCTGAAGAGGCAAAAGTTTATGTGCCTGTGACGAATTTGCATCTTATTAGTCGTTACAGTGGTGGAGATCCGGACTTAGCACCATTACATAAAATAGGAACTGATGCGTGGAGTAAGGCAAAACGTAAAGCTTTAGAACAAATTCATGATGTCGCAGCAGAATTGTTACATATACAAGCACGTCGTCAGTCAAAACCTGGTTTTGGCTTTGAAGTCGATCAGTCGCTTTATATGCAATTTGCAAGCGGGTTTGCGTATGAAGAAACACTTGATCAAGCCAATGCTATTGAAGCGACGCTTTACGATATGCAACAAGCTAAACCGATGGATCGACTTGTTTGTGGAGACGTTGGTTTTGGTAAAACAGAAGTTGCAATGCGAGCAGCATTTGTTGCGGTGCAAAATGGTAAGCAGGTCGCTGTATTAGTACCGACGACATTACTTGCTCAACAGCATTATGAATCTTTTAAAGACCGCTTTGCCGACTGGCCTGTTCGTATTGAAGTATTATCACGTTTTGGTTCAAATAAAACGCATACGAAAAATATTGAAGATCTTGCTGAAGGTAAAGTCGATATTGTGGTGGGTACCCATAAACTTTTACAAGAAAATGTACAGTTTAAAGATCTAGGGTTAATGGTAGTCGACGAAGAACATCGTTTTGGTGTGCGGGATAAAGAGCGTATTAAAGCATTACGCGCAGATGTTGATATGTTAACGCTTACAGCTACACCAATTCCACGAACTTTAAATATGGCTTTTTCGGGAATGCGTGATTTATCTATCATTGCTACACCGCCAGCCCGTCGTTTAGCTGTTAAAACCTTTGTACAAGAACATACTGAAGCATCTATTAAAGAAGCGATCTTACGTGAATTACTACGCGGTGGCCAAGTGTATTTCTTACACAATGAAGTTGATACGATTGAAAGAGCAGCTGAAAATATTCGTGTGCTTGTACCTGAAGCTCGTGTAGCAGTGGCTCACGGACAAATGAGGGAAAGAGAACTTGAGCAAGTCATGCAACAGTTCTATCACAAAGAATACAATGTATTGGTATGCTCAACCATTATTGAAACCGGAATTGATGTTCCAAATGCCAACACCATTTTGATCGAAAGGGCCGACAAACTTGGTCTAGCTCAATTACATCAACTGCGTGGCCGTGTGGGGCGTTCACATCACCAAGCTTATGCTTATTTATTAGTTCCTTCGATAAAGCATCTAAAAGGTGATGCTGAAAAACGCCTTGATGCAATCCAACGTGCTTCAACTCTTGGTGCTGGTTTCATGCTGGCTACAGAAGATTTAGAAATTCGAGGCGCAGGTGAGCTTTTAGGTGAGCAGCAAAGTGGTTCAATGCAAGCAATTGGATATAGCCTATATATGGAAATGCTGGAAAAAGCTACTAAGGCGATTCAACAAGGGAAAACACCGAATTTTGATGCACCTTTATCATTAACAGCAGAAATTAATTTACACATTCCTGCACTGATTCCAGATGAGTATTTAGGTGATGTGCATCAGCGTTTATTATTCTATAAGCGTATTAGTAATACAGATACCCAAGAAAAGCTCGACAATATCCGTATGGAGCTGATTGACCGTTTTGGGGTTCCACCGCAATCAGTTAAACACTTATTTAGTGTTCACCAAATTCGACTGAAAGCTGAACAGTTAGGTATTACTAAAATCGATATTAATACTCAAGGTGGCAATATTGAATTCTCGCCTGATACACCTGTTCAGGCCATCAGTATTATTCAACTCATGCAAAAACATCCAACCTATTATCGTATGGAAGGTGGCCAACGTTTAAAAGTTATGGTTCAGCTTGAAGAACAGGAAAAACGAATCCAATTTATTAATGATTTGTTAGCGAAATTATTGAATGAATTACATGCTTAA
- a CDS encoding Dyp-type peroxidase produces the protein MRIQPVTSAPGENALFIVLGLAQGDSVIEKVKDFAANFSALTRSLFNRYPDSKFNATLGFSSNAWDILFPEQSKPQELEPFQEIRGPKYTAVSTPGDLFFHIRADRQTLCYELGNIINQQLGKVTYPIDEVHGFRYFDGRAIIGFVDGTENPEPVIAAQWALVGDEDPDFIGGSYAFIQKYTHDMDKWRSLTDEEQEKVIGRKKFNDVELGDDEKPLTAHNVVSKAHDAEGNELKIMRANMPFSNPSRNEYGTFFIGYSRKFSTTRQMLENMFLGNEHGNLDRLLDFSTAQTGTLFFVPTVDFLDDLGDE, from the coding sequence ATGAGAATTCAACCTGTAACGAGTGCTCCTGGTGAAAATGCATTATTTATTGTATTGGGACTAGCTCAAGGTGATTCTGTAATAGAAAAAGTAAAAGATTTTGCTGCTAATTTTTCAGCACTAACCAGAAGTCTCTTTAATCGTTATCCAGATAGTAAATTTAATGCTACTTTAGGTTTTAGCTCTAATGCATGGGATATATTATTTCCAGAGCAATCCAAGCCTCAAGAGTTAGAGCCATTTCAAGAAATTAGAGGCCCGAAATACACAGCTGTCTCAACTCCGGGTGATTTATTTTTTCATATACGTGCTGATCGTCAGACTTTATGTTACGAGCTGGGCAATATAATTAATCAACAGCTTGGTAAAGTAACGTATCCAATTGATGAAGTTCATGGTTTTCGTTATTTTGACGGACGAGCAATTATTGGCTTTGTAGATGGAACGGAGAATCCGGAACCAGTTATTGCAGCGCAGTGGGCGTTAGTAGGCGATGAAGACCCTGACTTTATTGGGGGAAGTTATGCTTTTATCCAGAAATATACACATGATATGGACAAATGGCGTTCATTAACTGACGAAGAACAAGAAAAAGTGATTGGCCGAAAAAAGTTCAATGATGTTGAGCTCGGCGATGATGAAAAACCTTTAACTGCTCATAATGTCGTTAGTAAAGCTCATGATGCAGAAGGTAATGAACTTAAAATTATGCGAGCTAATATGCCTTTTTCAAATCCGTCTAGAAATGAATATGGCACATTCTTTATTGGCTACTCGCGTAAATTTAGTACAACCCGACAAATGCTTGAGAACATGTTTTTAGGTAACGAGCATGGTAATCTGGATCGGTTACTTGACTTTAGTACTGCTCAAACAGGTACTTTATTTTTTGTACCGACTGTAGATTTTCTTGATGATTTAGGCGATGAATAG
- a CDS encoding glutathione S-transferase N-terminal domain-containing protein, with protein MMVIHQIKVLQAVVSAIAEGGRGVSGTAFPQQPVKALKLYEFEGSPFCRRVREVITLLNLDVEIYPCPKGGTKYRSVVKEKGGKLQFPFLIDENTGDQLYESQDIIHHLFKHYGKTGKTPQKFSSYPNMPYAAVAGTLLNGARGIWINKKIVNRAAPEQKLELWSFEASPYSRIVRSLLSELELPYILHNVAKERWQDMGPAILRLKPGKYIPLEGGKREKLLPIMQDKMQVPYLVDPNTGVKMFESAQIVKYLKKQYGR; from the coding sequence ATGATGGTGATTCATCAAATTAAAGTACTTCAAGCAGTTGTATCTGCAATTGCTGAAGGTGGTAGAGGTGTTTCAGGAACAGCATTTCCACAACAACCTGTAAAGGCTTTGAAATTATATGAATTTGAAGGTTCACCATTTTGCCGTCGTGTTCGTGAAGTGATTACACTTTTGAATCTGGACGTTGAAATTTATCCATGTCCTAAAGGTGGAACAAAGTATCGTTCAGTTGTAAAAGAAAAAGGCGGTAAATTACAGTTTCCATTTTTAATTGATGAAAATACTGGCGATCAGCTATATGAATCACAGGATATTATTCATCATTTATTTAAACATTATGGTAAGACAGGGAAAACGCCGCAGAAATTTTCGAGTTACCCAAACATGCCTTATGCTGCAGTTGCTGGAACTCTATTAAATGGAGCTCGCGGAATATGGATAAATAAAAAAATTGTTAATAGAGCTGCACCTGAACAAAAACTTGAGTTATGGAGTTTTGAAGCAAGTCCGTATTCACGAATTGTAAGAAGTCTACTCTCTGAACTTGAGCTTCCATATATTTTGCATAATGTAGCAAAAGAGAGATGGCAAGATATGGGACCTGCTATTCTTCGCTTAAAACCAGGGAAATATATACCTTTAGAAGGTGGGAAAAGGGAAAAGCTGTTGCCTATTATGCAAGATAAAATGCAGGTGCCGTATTTGGTAGATCCAAATACGGGAGTGAAGATGTTTGAGTCGGCTCAAATCGTAAAGTATTTAAAAAAGCAATATGGACGTTGA
- the rraA gene encoding ribonuclease E activity regulator RraA encodes MSTVPFVTCDLLDDNPEKGLQVVIPSMDGKFFQSYGARKTFGGQVVTVKCFEDNSRVKELLATDGTGKVLVVDGGASMRCALMGDLIAESAVKNNWNGVVIYGCVRDVDALATLDLGVHALAAIPQKSNRKGIGEVDINLYFGGVTIQSGDFIYADNNGIVIAKEKLV; translated from the coding sequence GTGTCGACAGTACCATTTGTAACATGTGATTTATTAGATGATAACCCTGAAAAAGGCTTACAGGTTGTAATCCCATCAATGGATGGCAAGTTCTTTCAAAGTTATGGAGCTCGTAAAACTTTTGGGGGACAGGTTGTAACAGTAAAGTGCTTTGAAGATAACTCACGTGTAAAAGAGTTATTGGCAACAGATGGTACAGGTAAAGTATTAGTTGTGGATGGTGGTGCATCTATGCGCTGTGCACTCATGGGTGATTTGATTGCTGAGTCAGCAGTTAAAAACAACTGGAATGGTGTAGTGATTTACGGTTGTGTAAGAGATGTTGATGCACTTGCGACCTTAGATTTGGGAGTACATGCATTGGCTGCAATTCCACAAAAAAGTAATCGTAAGGGCATTGGTGAAGTAGATATTAATTTGTATTTTGGTGGAGTCACAATTCAATCTGGTGATTTTATCTATGCTGATAATAATGGGATTGTGATAGCAAAAGAAAAATTAGTCTAA